One Apteryx mantelli isolate bAptMan1 chromosome 22, bAptMan1.hap1, whole genome shotgun sequence genomic region harbors:
- the TMIGD1 gene encoding transmembrane and immunoglobulin domain-containing protein 1 — MAQKSSLPGPYGVPAFAVCFLAYVATGLELSVNNNAADFTLSARSGPPLSLSCLVQNNSQAEELLWYRGDGTVDLKDGNKVNVSNICISPLTEADNGVTFTCKLRRDQSVRVSVILDVQFPPFLTGEESLPVEEDKDVTLNCNAKSNPQGQTNWYKNNNTLTLQQNRYQVYQTSDVFQLSIKKVQKSDNGTYTCVVKSALGEGRKDFHLIVEEKKPVFPKEAIIAAVVVVALTVIFGIVARKEKIFKCFKGSSETAL; from the exons ATGGCACAGAAAAGCAGCCTCCCAGGCCCTTATGGAGTGCCCGCctttgcagtttgctttttggcATACGTAGCCACAG GTTTGGAACTGTCTGTAAATAATAATGCTGCTGACTTCACCCTGTCTGCAAGATCTGGTCCTCCactctccctctcctgcctggTACAGAACAACAGCCAGGCTGAGGAGCTTCTCTGGTACCGAGGAGATGGGACCGTGGATCTCAAAGATGGAAATAAAGTGAACGTCAGTAACATCTGCATATCCCCACTCACTGAGGCTGACAACGGAGTCACCTTCACTTGCAAGCTGCGGCGGGACCAATCTGTCCGGGTCTCTGTGATCCTGGATGTCCAGT TTCCTCCCTTCCTTACTGGAGAGGAGTCCCTCCCAGTCgaagaagacaaagatgttacCCTGAACTGCAATGCCAAATCCAACCCTCAAGGTCAAACAAATTGGTATAAAAACAACAACACCTTGACCCTACAGCAAAATCGTTACCAGGTGTACCAGACTAGTGATGTCTTTCAGCTGTCTATCAAAAAAGTACAGAAGTCTGACAACGGGACCTACACTTGTGTGGTGAAATCTGCTTtgggagaggggagaaaggaTTTCCACCTGATAGTCGAAG AGAAAAAGCCTGTTTTTCCCAAGGAGGCCATTATTGCTGCTGTCGTGGTGGTTGCACTCACTGTAATTTTTGGAATTGTGGCTcgaaaagaaaaaatttttaag TGCTTCAAAGGATCAAGTGAAACAGCTCT GTGA